A portion of the Stigmatella aurantiaca DW4/3-1 genome contains these proteins:
- a CDS encoding metallophosphoesterase has product MRLFAIGDTHLPSTRNKDMHRFGWAEHPLPLQRAWDEKVRPEDIVIVAGDISWATRPQEVMDDLKWLDARPGRKVLVRGNHDYWWGDSASKLRKLLEPFRTLESFLQNCAVVMGPWLIAGSRLWTAPEAPPMPGGEMGDEAVDLGYVERETRRLNASIEDALKKEKQSPTPLRRVVAVHFPPVYANEQPTAFSAPIEAFQPKVCVYGHLHAAGIAAGFTGERAGVRYVLASCDAAGFSPVLLDEV; this is encoded by the coding sequence ATGCGTCTCTTCGCCATCGGCGACACCCACCTGCCCTCCACCCGGAACAAGGACATGCACCGCTTCGGGTGGGCAGAGCACCCACTGCCGTTGCAGCGCGCGTGGGACGAGAAGGTCCGTCCCGAGGACATCGTCATCGTGGCGGGGGACATCTCCTGGGCCACCCGGCCCCAAGAGGTGATGGACGACTTGAAGTGGCTGGACGCGCGGCCGGGGCGCAAGGTGCTGGTGCGCGGCAACCACGACTACTGGTGGGGGGACTCGGCCTCGAAGCTGCGCAAGCTGCTGGAGCCTTTTCGGACGCTGGAGTCCTTCCTCCAGAACTGCGCGGTGGTGATGGGGCCGTGGCTCATCGCCGGCTCGCGGCTGTGGACAGCCCCCGAGGCCCCGCCCATGCCCGGCGGGGAGATGGGCGACGAGGCCGTGGACCTGGGCTACGTGGAGCGCGAGACGCGGCGGCTGAATGCCTCCATCGAGGACGCGCTTAAAAAGGAGAAGCAGAGCCCCACGCCCCTGCGGCGGGTGGTGGCGGTGCACTTCCCGCCCGTCTACGCCAACGAGCAGCCCACCGCCTTCAGTGCCCCCATCGAGGCCTTCCAACCCAAGGTGTGTGTCTACGGCCACCTGCATGCCGCGGGCATCGCCGCGGGCTTCACCGGCGAGCGGGCCGGGGTGCGCTACGTGCTGGCCTCGTGCGACGCGGCGGGCTTCTCCCCGGTGTTGCTCGACGAGGTGTGA
- a CDS encoding AAA family ATPase, translating to MPKRLEKEHIPSLRLTSVQVERFKAAFKPTPVPLRPFNLILGRNGAGKSTLLEALQWVDGTLRQDARTALQRYFGIAPVVNVRSQQTFFQLGLTWKSEDESELTYKVKVVQGRDGVTPLIAQEVLKSVHGGKRPRTIIDTTVAANAKKDRPGVRIVYPKDLRLMREVNEPDRLALRQAGVAPTSNADFKDRFALPAISAFWENAVFLRLSTSRLAAGSPARRKSFEPLLDEEGTNLPALLNELSREQLEDLVDRIKQVLSGIEQVKLSKPRAGQQENVNYSLRERMPYKGRNGTDLFDIPSWMLSEGTRRITALFALLVHDPPPSLLCIEEVENGLDPWTVLEVIKALRSATDAGTQVIVTSHSPWLIDHVDLQDILLVERVKGTTEYRRFADMEEAKRFSSDVPPGARYVNSR from the coding sequence ATGCCCAAGAGACTCGAGAAAGAACACATACCGAGCCTGCGATTGACGAGCGTCCAGGTAGAGCGATTCAAGGCCGCATTCAAGCCCACACCTGTTCCATTGCGTCCCTTCAACCTGATCCTGGGAAGAAATGGTGCCGGCAAAAGCACGTTGCTGGAGGCACTCCAGTGGGTGGATGGTACGCTCCGGCAGGATGCGCGGACTGCGTTGCAGCGGTACTTCGGCATTGCCCCCGTCGTCAATGTCCGCTCCCAGCAGACGTTCTTCCAACTAGGGCTCACCTGGAAGAGTGAGGACGAAAGCGAGCTAACTTACAAGGTCAAGGTCGTCCAAGGCCGTGATGGAGTGACCCCCCTGATTGCCCAAGAGGTCTTGAAGTCCGTACACGGGGGAAAGAGACCGCGGACGATCATCGACACCACGGTGGCTGCGAACGCCAAGAAAGACCGGCCCGGTGTCCGCATCGTCTATCCCAAAGATCTGCGACTCATGCGAGAGGTCAACGAGCCCGACCGGCTCGCACTCCGGCAAGCAGGCGTCGCCCCAACCTCCAACGCAGACTTCAAGGACCGCTTTGCTCTGCCTGCGATCAGTGCGTTCTGGGAGAACGCCGTCTTCTTGAGGCTGAGCACCAGCCGTCTGGCCGCGGGCTCTCCTGCGCGGCGAAAATCGTTTGAGCCGCTCCTCGACGAAGAAGGCACCAACCTGCCAGCATTGCTCAATGAGTTGAGCCGGGAGCAACTTGAGGATCTGGTCGATCGCATCAAGCAGGTGTTGAGCGGCATCGAGCAGGTCAAACTCTCAAAACCCAGAGCTGGGCAACAAGAGAATGTCAATTACTCTCTCCGGGAGCGCATGCCCTACAAGGGACGCAATGGAACAGACCTTTTCGATATTCCATCGTGGATGCTGTCGGAAGGCACACGCCGAATCACAGCCCTGTTCGCCTTGCTTGTTCATGATCCCCCGCCTTCGCTCTTGTGTATCGAGGAGGTAGAGAATGGACTGGATCCTTGGACCGTGTTGGAGGTCATCAAGGCACTTCGCTCAGCCACTGATGCGGGGACACAGGTCATCGTGACCTCTCATTCACCTTGGCTGATCGATCACGTGGACCTCCAAGACATCCTCCTCGTAGAGCGGGTGAAAGGAACAACAGAGTACCGGCGGTTCGCGGACATGGAGGAGGCAAAACGATTCTCCAGCGACGTTCCTCCGGGAGCGCGATATGTCAACAGCAGGTAG
- a CDS encoding ATP-grasp domain-containing protein: MRIGIFGEAEDPQCLAVAREAAALGADALLFDSGALAAGRPLSLLDGRMFYLGEPVDGLRGFYLRTVPSPYVPAMERDDTLVLYEDWFTTFAQTRERAAYVLSWLLQLEHQGATLVNGPHAASMLQYKPFQLHVLRSLGACVPRTLISNDPAAIRAFHAEMKDVIYKPVLGGALTRPLDAEALERLGTVTASPVIFQERVSGEDLRVMLVGEDIVSCVAIETPEPHLDFRSDPAYRAGQATYREVALPEPVQRFCREAARACGLRLAGIDLKHQGDRFVFLELNSSPIYLDVELKLGHAISRAIARRVVEAARPTPDPRP; this comes from the coding sequence ATGCGAATCGGCATCTTCGGCGAGGCAGAGGACCCGCAGTGCCTGGCCGTGGCCCGTGAGGCGGCGGCGCTCGGCGCGGACGCGCTCCTGTTCGACAGCGGGGCGCTCGCGGCGGGCCGGCCGCTCTCCCTGCTCGATGGGCGGATGTTCTACCTCGGCGAGCCCGTGGACGGCCTGAGGGGCTTCTACCTGCGCACCGTGCCCTCCCCTTACGTCCCGGCGATGGAGCGGGATGACACGCTCGTGCTCTACGAGGACTGGTTCACCACCTTCGCGCAGACCCGCGAGCGGGCCGCCTATGTCCTGTCATGGCTGCTCCAGCTGGAGCACCAGGGGGCCACGCTCGTCAACGGACCGCACGCGGCGAGCATGCTGCAATACAAACCCTTCCAGCTCCACGTGCTGCGCTCCCTGGGCGCCTGCGTGCCCCGCACGCTCATCTCGAATGATCCGGCCGCCATCCGCGCTTTCCACGCCGAGATGAAGGACGTCATCTACAAGCCGGTGCTGGGCGGCGCGCTCACGCGCCCCCTGGACGCCGAGGCGCTGGAGCGGCTCGGCACCGTGACGGCCTCGCCTGTCATCTTCCAGGAGCGCGTGTCCGGAGAGGACCTGCGGGTGATGCTCGTCGGGGAGGACATCGTCTCGTGCGTGGCCATCGAGACGCCCGAGCCCCACCTCGACTTCCGGAGCGATCCGGCCTACCGCGCGGGGCAGGCCACCTACCGCGAGGTGGCGCTGCCGGAGCCGGTCCAGCGCTTCTGCCGGGAAGCCGCGCGGGCGTGTGGCCTGAGGCTCGCGGGGATCGACCTCAAGCACCAGGGGGACCGCTTCGTGTTCCTGGAGCTGAACAGCTCTCCCATCTACCTGGACGTGGAGCTGAAGCTGGGCCACGCCATCAGCCGGGCCATCGCGCGCCGCGTGGTGGAGGCCGCCCGCCCTACGCCTGACCCGAGGCCTTGA
- a CDS encoding ATP-binding protein: MDEAEQALAGGGEMGALMRSIDWSQTPLGPVSGWSPALRTTVSTMLASPYPIALYWGEEYVVLYNDSFRPIFGAKHPASMGAPAAQVLSEAWSILGPMLVQVRSSKVASYAQDKIIFLERQGFVEECFFTWSYIPVHDESGRLVGIVVLVSETTRQMLTERRMKRMRELSIRTAVEKSVEGIFRAVQSELSHAIADLPFSLLYRVDKAASPRAQLVACTGLEPGSAAAPESLSLEEEPVWPIREVVHSGQERLLEDVGERFGTLNVGPWPEPVSRVLLLPLSWEGSGETTAVLVAGLSPRLPLNEEYHGFLQLLSRQVAADVARVQAYEAERRRAEQLEALDRAKTAFFSNVSHEFRTPLTLMLAPVEDALADREEVLAPRQRERLSLVQRNGARLLKLVNSLLDYSRLEAGRAKVAYQATDLPAFTAELVSHFESAMHRAGLVLTVAMEPLAGPVWVDREAWEKVVFNLLSNALKYTLEGDIEVSLREEGAEAVLRVRDTGTGIPAEALPHVFERFHRVEGTWARSHEGSGIGLSLVQELVKLHGGSASVHSVLGQGSTFTVRLPLGKDHLPPEHVLTGGTEEAARGQVAPYLDEAMGWLRESAPPAPPVLSRPRARVLVVDDNADMRAYIVGLLQPSFAVEAVADGVKALEFLREQTPDLILSDVMMPRLGGFGLLREVRAKAEWKAVPFIMLSARTGEEASVEGFEAGADDYLVKPFSARELLARVRSSLEMARLRREAAVREASELTLQEAVHARDDFLSVASHELKTPLAALRLQTEALERILPPEVRARVGERFFAVRRQTQRLAGLIETMLDISLVATGRLQLKPEPLDLAGLVADGVAQLREEMARRGCSLTLESEASLPGKLDAMRMGQLVQNLLSNAIKYGAGKPVEVRLRQKGNVARLEVVDHGIGVAPENRARIFHRFERAVPVRHYGGLGLGLWVSRQVVEAHGGSISVTDTPGGGATFTVELPLDAPPLKASGQA; encoded by the coding sequence ATGGATGAGGCCGAGCAAGCCCTCGCGGGCGGCGGAGAGATGGGGGCGCTCATGCGCTCCATCGACTGGAGCCAGACGCCGCTGGGCCCTGTCTCGGGCTGGTCCCCGGCGTTGCGCACCACGGTGAGCACGATGCTCGCCTCGCCCTATCCCATCGCGCTCTACTGGGGGGAGGAGTACGTGGTGCTGTACAATGACTCCTTCCGCCCCATCTTCGGCGCCAAGCACCCGGCCTCCATGGGGGCTCCCGCGGCGCAGGTCTTGTCCGAGGCGTGGAGCATCCTCGGTCCCATGCTCGTTCAGGTCCGGTCCTCCAAGGTGGCCTCGTACGCGCAGGACAAGATCATCTTCCTGGAGCGGCAGGGGTTCGTCGAGGAGTGCTTCTTCACCTGGTCCTACATCCCGGTCCACGATGAGTCGGGACGTCTGGTGGGAATCGTCGTCCTCGTGAGCGAGACGACGCGGCAGATGCTGACCGAGCGCCGCATGAAGCGCATGCGCGAGCTGTCCATCCGCACCGCGGTCGAGAAGAGCGTGGAGGGCATCTTCCGGGCCGTCCAGTCCGAGCTCTCCCATGCCATCGCGGACCTGCCCTTCTCATTGCTCTACCGGGTGGACAAGGCCGCGAGCCCTCGGGCCCAGCTCGTGGCCTGCACGGGCCTGGAGCCCGGGAGCGCCGCGGCCCCCGAAAGCCTGAGCCTCGAGGAGGAGCCGGTCTGGCCGATCCGGGAGGTGGTGCACTCTGGCCAGGAGCGGCTGCTGGAGGACGTGGGTGAGCGGTTCGGGACGCTGAACGTGGGGCCTTGGCCAGAGCCGGTCTCGCGCGTCCTGCTGCTGCCCCTCTCCTGGGAGGGAAGCGGAGAGACCACCGCGGTCCTCGTGGCGGGCTTGAGCCCTCGGTTGCCGTTGAATGAGGAGTATCACGGGTTCTTGCAGCTGCTCTCCCGGCAGGTGGCCGCGGATGTGGCCCGGGTCCAGGCCTACGAGGCGGAGAGGCGGCGCGCGGAGCAGCTCGAGGCCCTGGATCGGGCGAAGACGGCCTTCTTCAGCAACGTCAGCCACGAGTTCCGCACCCCGCTCACCCTCATGCTCGCCCCCGTGGAGGATGCGCTGGCCGATCGGGAGGAGGTGCTGGCTCCCCGGCAGCGCGAGCGGCTCTCGCTCGTCCAGCGCAATGGGGCGCGGCTGCTCAAGCTCGTCAACAGCTTGCTCGACTACTCCCGCCTGGAGGCGGGCCGGGCGAAGGTGGCCTACCAGGCCACGGATCTCCCGGCCTTCACCGCCGAGCTCGTGAGCCACTTCGAGTCGGCCATGCATCGGGCCGGGCTCGTGCTCACCGTGGCGATGGAGCCGCTGGCCGGTCCCGTCTGGGTGGACCGGGAGGCCTGGGAGAAGGTGGTCTTCAACCTGCTGTCCAACGCGCTCAAGTACACCTTGGAGGGAGACATCGAGGTGTCCCTGCGCGAGGAGGGGGCCGAGGCCGTCCTGCGCGTCCGGGACACCGGCACGGGCATTCCCGCGGAGGCCCTGCCCCATGTGTTCGAGCGCTTCCACCGGGTCGAGGGCACCTGGGCCCGCAGCCACGAGGGCAGTGGCATCGGGCTGTCCCTGGTGCAAGAGCTGGTCAAGCTGCACGGCGGGAGCGCCTCCGTGCACAGCGTCCTGGGGCAAGGGAGCACCTTCACGGTGCGCCTGCCGCTCGGCAAGGACCACCTGCCGCCGGAGCACGTGCTCACCGGAGGCACAGAGGAGGCCGCGCGGGGGCAGGTCGCTCCTTATCTCGACGAGGCGATGGGCTGGTTGCGAGAGTCGGCGCCTCCCGCGCCCCCTGTTCTCTCTCGGCCCCGCGCCCGGGTGCTGGTCGTGGACGACAACGCGGACATGCGCGCCTACATCGTGGGGCTGCTCCAGCCCTCGTTCGCGGTGGAGGCCGTGGCGGACGGCGTCAAGGCCCTGGAGTTTCTCCGGGAGCAGACGCCGGACCTCATCCTCTCGGACGTGATGATGCCCCGGCTGGGCGGCTTTGGCCTGCTGCGCGAGGTGAGGGCGAAGGCCGAGTGGAAGGCCGTGCCCTTCATCATGCTGTCCGCCCGGACCGGGGAGGAGGCCTCGGTGGAAGGGTTCGAGGCGGGAGCGGACGATTACCTGGTGAAGCCCTTCAGCGCCCGGGAGCTGCTGGCGCGGGTGCGCTCCAGCCTGGAGATGGCCCGCCTCCGCCGGGAGGCCGCCGTGCGGGAGGCCAGCGAGCTGACGTTGCAGGAGGCGGTGCACGCCCGGGACGACTTCTTGTCGGTGGCGAGCCATGAGCTCAAGACGCCGCTGGCGGCCCTGCGGCTACAGACCGAGGCGCTCGAGCGGATACTTCCCCCCGAGGTCCGCGCGCGCGTGGGGGAGCGGTTCTTCGCGGTGCGCCGGCAGACGCAGCGGCTCGCGGGCCTCATCGAGACGATGCTCGACATCTCTCTGGTGGCCACGGGCCGGTTGCAGCTGAAGCCCGAGCCGCTGGATCTGGCCGGGCTCGTCGCCGACGGGGTCGCGCAGTTGCGCGAGGAGATGGCCCGGCGGGGGTGCTCGCTCACGCTCGAATCGGAGGCGAGCCTGCCCGGGAAGCTCGATGCGATGCGCATGGGACAGCTCGTGCAGAACCTCCTGTCGAACGCCATCAAGTACGGCGCGGGCAAGCCCGTGGAGGTGCGGTTGCGGCAGAAGGGCAATGTCGCGCGCCTGGAGGTGGTGGATCATGGCATTGGCGTGGCGCCGGAGAACCGCGCGCGCATCTTCCACCGTTTCGAGCGCGCCGTCCCCGTGCGGCACTATGGCGGGCTGGGTCTGGGGCTGTGGGTCTCCCGGCAGGTGGTGGAGGCCCATGGCGGGTCGATCTCCGTGACGGACACGCCCGGAGGGGGGGCCACCTTCACGGTGGAGCTGCCCCTCGATGCCCCTCCGCTCAAGGCCTCGGGTCAGGCGTAG
- a CDS encoding hybrid sensor histidine kinase/response regulator has protein sequence MSPGSSAEEVFAGGGEMGALMRSIDWSKTELGPVEAWSPALRTMVGLVLSNRFPMVIRWGERFLQLYNDAYRPILGVKHPAALGKPASEIWSEIWHVLGPLHEGVLRHGRAEWAEHFLLTLHRKGFTEDAYFTFSYSPIPNGFGGAGGVLVTAQETSSQVLGERRLHTLQQVAASSFRAKRVEDAAARAVQALGENPHDLPFALLYLADGDGQHVSLAASTGLPPGSAPPPPRLRLESFGKAGPLHEALQSRQPLEVARLCQFLRTDLVAEGPRAPTHAMVLAMEGSPEGSPAGFLLMGLSVRLEYDERYRGFMGLIAGHISTAIANARAYEEEKRRAETLAEVDRSKTVFFSNVSHEFRTPLTLMLGPVEDVLASDRLEGEEREALERVHRNGLRLFKLVNTLLDFSRLEAGRVQASYQPTDLASLTVGLASAFDSAVTKAGLRLVVECPPLPTPIWVDPEMWEKVVLNLVSNALKFTFEGEIGVALRWKGSQVELSVRDTGTGIPPEELPRIFERFHRVHGAKGRSHEGSGIGLSLVQELVRLHGGTVRADSTLGRGSTFTVSLPAGSAHLPRERLAAPRNHAPTSAGVAPFLNEASGWLGTVRPVSGSAEEALAPSKALPQARGQASGGHILLADDNADMRDYVRRLLESRFTVETVADGTEALRAAEARLPDLVLSDVMMPGMDGFALLREFRAKPRTAAVPFILLSARAGEEATVGGLQAGADDYLVKPFSARELLARVEGVLRLARERAKRERLAQERADFEQHLIGIVSHDLRNPLAAITLSAATLLRRPELEERQRRPISRIFTAAERANRMIRDLLDFTQARLGGGLPIQPKALDVHALSQQVVDELQAAHPGRVIELDRKGTGQAVWDGDRTAQVLTNLISNALHYSRAGTPVRVRVFEEAGDGVLEVHNDGAPIPAELLPRLFQPMQRGESEANNIGRSVGLGLYIVDHIVRAHGGQVEIHSVEKEGTTFTVRMPLTAGAKAVGEREGLHG, from the coding sequence ATGAGCCCGGGTAGCTCAGCCGAGGAGGTCTTCGCGGGCGGGGGCGAGATGGGTGCCCTCATGCGCTCCATCGACTGGTCGAAGACGGAACTCGGTCCCGTGGAGGCCTGGTCTCCTGCCCTGCGCACCATGGTGGGCTTGGTGCTCAGCAACCGTTTTCCCATGGTGATCCGCTGGGGCGAGCGCTTCCTTCAGCTCTACAACGATGCCTACCGGCCCATCCTGGGGGTCAAACACCCCGCCGCGCTGGGAAAGCCCGCCTCGGAGATCTGGTCGGAGATCTGGCACGTCTTGGGCCCCTTGCACGAAGGGGTCCTCCGGCACGGCCGGGCCGAGTGGGCCGAGCACTTCCTGCTCACCCTCCACCGGAAGGGTTTCACAGAGGACGCTTACTTCACCTTCTCGTACAGCCCCATTCCCAACGGTTTCGGGGGAGCGGGCGGCGTGCTCGTCACCGCCCAAGAGACCAGCAGTCAGGTGCTCGGAGAGCGGCGGCTGCACACGCTCCAGCAGGTCGCCGCCAGCTCGTTCCGGGCCAAGCGCGTCGAGGACGCGGCCGCGCGGGCGGTGCAGGCGCTCGGTGAGAACCCGCATGATCTGCCGTTCGCGCTCCTCTACCTGGCCGATGGGGACGGTCAGCACGTGTCCCTGGCCGCCTCCACGGGGCTCCCACCGGGCAGCGCCCCTCCCCCGCCGCGGCTCCGCCTGGAGTCCTTCGGGAAAGCGGGCCCGTTGCACGAGGCCCTTCAATCGCGCCAGCCCCTCGAGGTGGCGCGCCTGTGCCAGTTCCTGCGCACGGACCTGGTGGCCGAGGGGCCTCGGGCGCCCACCCACGCCATGGTGCTGGCCATGGAGGGTTCGCCCGAGGGGAGCCCCGCGGGGTTCCTCCTGATGGGCCTGAGCGTCCGGCTCGAGTACGACGAGCGGTACCGGGGCTTCATGGGGCTCATCGCGGGCCACATCTCCACGGCCATCGCCAACGCGCGGGCCTACGAGGAGGAGAAGCGCCGCGCGGAGACGCTCGCCGAGGTGGATCGCTCCAAGACGGTCTTCTTCAGCAACGTCAGCCATGAGTTCCGCACCCCGCTGACGCTGATGCTCGGCCCGGTCGAGGACGTGCTCGCCTCGGATCGGCTGGAGGGCGAGGAGCGCGAGGCGCTGGAGCGGGTCCACCGCAACGGCCTGCGCCTCTTCAAGCTCGTCAACACGCTCCTGGACTTCAGCCGCCTGGAGGCCGGCCGCGTGCAGGCCAGCTATCAGCCCACGGACCTTGCCTCCCTCACCGTGGGCCTCGCCAGCGCGTTCGACTCCGCCGTGACGAAGGCCGGGCTGCGCCTCGTGGTGGAGTGTCCGCCCCTGCCCACCCCCATCTGGGTGGATCCGGAGATGTGGGAGAAGGTTGTCCTCAACCTCGTCTCCAACGCGCTCAAGTTCACCTTCGAGGGGGAGATCGGCGTCGCCCTGCGGTGGAAGGGCTCCCAGGTGGAGCTGTCCGTGAGAGACACCGGCACGGGCATTCCTCCCGAGGAGCTGCCCCGCATCTTCGAGCGCTTCCACCGGGTCCACGGCGCGAAGGGCCGCAGCCACGAGGGCAGCGGCATCGGGCTGTCCCTGGTGCAGGAGCTGGTCCGGCTGCACGGCGGCACCGTCCGGGCCGACAGCACGCTGGGCCGGGGAAGCACCTTCACGGTGAGCCTGCCGGCTGGCTCCGCCCACCTGCCGCGCGAGCGGCTCGCCGCGCCCCGGAACCATGCGCCCACCAGCGCCGGGGTGGCCCCCTTCCTCAACGAAGCCTCGGGCTGGCTGGGCACCGTGAGGCCCGTGTCCGGCAGTGCCGAGGAGGCCCTGGCGCCGTCGAAGGCCCTGCCCCAGGCCCGGGGCCAGGCCTCCGGGGGGCACATCCTGCTCGCCGATGACAACGCGGACATGCGCGACTACGTGCGGCGCCTGCTGGAGTCGCGCTTCACCGTCGAGACGGTGGCGGATGGGACGGAGGCGCTCCGGGCGGCCGAGGCGCGCCTGCCGGACCTCGTGCTGTCGGACGTGATGATGCCGGGGATGGATGGCTTCGCGCTGCTGCGTGAGTTCCGCGCGAAGCCGAGGACCGCCGCCGTGCCCTTCATCCTCTTGTCCGCGCGAGCGGGCGAGGAGGCCACGGTGGGGGGGCTCCAGGCGGGGGCGGATGACTACCTCGTGAAGCCCTTCAGCGCGCGAGAGCTCCTGGCGCGCGTGGAAGGGGTCTTGCGGCTGGCGCGGGAGCGCGCGAAGCGCGAGCGGCTGGCGCAGGAGCGCGCCGACTTCGAGCAGCACCTCATTGGCATCGTCAGCCATGACCTGCGCAATCCCCTGGCGGCCATCACCCTGTCGGCCGCGACGCTGCTGCGCCGGCCGGAGCTGGAGGAGCGCCAGCGCAGGCCCATCAGCCGCATCTTCACGGCGGCGGAGCGGGCCAACCGGATGATCCGGGACCTGCTCGACTTCACGCAGGCCCGGCTCGGCGGGGGGCTGCCCATCCAGCCCAAGGCGCTCGACGTCCACGCGCTGAGCCAGCAGGTGGTGGACGAGCTCCAGGCCGCGCACCCCGGGCGCGTCATCGAACTCGACCGGAAGGGGACAGGCCAGGCCGTCTGGGATGGAGACCGGACGGCGCAGGTGCTGACCAACCTCATCAGCAATGCCCTTCACTACAGCCGCGCCGGAACGCCGGTCCGGGTGCGGGTGTTCGAGGAAGCCGGGGACGGGGTGCTCGAGGTCCACAACGACGGGGCTCCGATTCCGGCGGAGCTGCTGCCGCGGCTCTTCCAGCCCATGCAGCGCGGTGAATCCGAGGCAAACAACATCGGGCGCAGCGTGGGCCTGGGGCTCTACATCGTGGATCACATCGTGCGCGCGCACGGAGGCCAGGTGGAGATCCATTCCGTGGAGAAGGAAGGGACCACGTTCACGGTCCGCATGCCGCTCACGGCGGGCGCGAAGGCGGTGGGGGAGCGGGAGGGACTCCATGGATGA
- a CDS encoding potassium transporter Kup: MNATTAAPGTPSEGPDTFKRTATLALGALGIVYGDIGTSPLYALRECFSGPHSIAPTPENVMGVLSLIFWSLFVLISMKYLLFVTRADNRGEGGILALMALVLQRPKGIRAPHPARPVLVALGLFGAALLYGDGIITPAMSVLSAVEGLSVATPLFEPYLLPISLVILLGLFMLQRKGTGGIGALFGPVMTVWFVTLAVLGVKELVQNLAVLGSLSPVHGVRFFLHNGGHGFLVLGSVFLVVTGGEALYADMGHFGVKPIRTAWFALVLPSLMLNYLGQGALLLRAPEAARNPFYLLAPSWGLYPLVALAMVAAVIASQALIAGVFSLTRQAMQLGYCPRMEVVHTSAEEMGQIYLPGLNFLLLAGVVLLVLGFRSSSALAAAYGIAVAGTATITTVLAYVVARERWGWKRRVALPVVGLFLAVDVSFFCANAVKIPDGGWFPLLLAAMLFTLLTTWKRGREILAAKLREASMELKGLLDSLSGDHPPLRVPGTAVFMTGNPEGTPPALLHNLKHNKVLHEQVVLLTILSEEVPHVPPSERVEVEPLEQGFVRVIARYGFMENPSIPDILKRGREQGLQFQLMSTSFFLGRETLIPSKKPGMAMWREALFAWMSRNARSATSYFRIPPNRVVELGTQVEL; the protein is encoded by the coding sequence GTGAACGCGACCACGGCAGCGCCGGGCACTCCTTCCGAGGGGCCGGACACCTTCAAACGCACGGCGACGCTGGCCCTGGGGGCCCTGGGCATCGTCTACGGGGACATCGGCACGAGTCCGCTGTACGCGTTGCGAGAGTGCTTCAGCGGGCCGCACAGCATTGCCCCGACGCCAGAGAATGTCATGGGGGTGCTGTCGCTGATCTTCTGGTCGCTGTTCGTGTTGATCTCGATGAAGTACCTGCTGTTCGTGACGCGGGCGGATAACCGGGGCGAGGGCGGCATCCTGGCGTTGATGGCGCTGGTGCTCCAGCGGCCCAAGGGCATCCGGGCACCCCACCCGGCGCGGCCGGTGCTGGTGGCGCTGGGGCTGTTCGGCGCGGCGCTGCTGTATGGGGATGGCATCATCACCCCGGCCATGTCGGTGCTGAGCGCGGTGGAGGGCCTGAGCGTGGCCACGCCGCTCTTCGAGCCCTACCTCTTGCCGATCAGCCTGGTCATCCTGCTGGGGCTCTTCATGTTGCAGCGGAAGGGGACGGGGGGCATCGGGGCGCTGTTTGGGCCGGTGATGACGGTGTGGTTCGTCACGCTGGCGGTGCTGGGGGTGAAGGAGCTGGTGCAGAACCTGGCGGTGCTGGGCTCGCTGTCGCCGGTGCACGGGGTGCGCTTCTTCCTGCACAACGGGGGGCATGGCTTCCTGGTGCTGGGCTCGGTGTTCCTGGTGGTGACGGGCGGCGAGGCGCTGTACGCGGACATGGGCCACTTCGGCGTGAAGCCCATCCGCACGGCGTGGTTCGCGCTGGTGCTGCCGTCGCTGATGCTCAACTACCTGGGGCAGGGGGCGCTGCTGTTGAGGGCGCCGGAGGCGGCGCGCAACCCGTTCTACCTGCTGGCGCCCTCCTGGGGGCTCTACCCGCTGGTGGCGCTGGCCATGGTGGCGGCGGTGATTGCCTCGCAGGCGCTCATCGCCGGCGTCTTCTCGCTGACGCGGCAGGCGATGCAGTTGGGGTACTGCCCGCGCATGGAGGTGGTGCACACCTCGGCGGAGGAGATGGGGCAGATCTACCTGCCCGGGCTGAACTTCCTGCTGCTGGCGGGCGTGGTGCTTCTGGTGCTGGGCTTCCGCTCCTCGAGCGCGCTGGCGGCGGCGTATGGCATTGCGGTGGCGGGGACGGCGACCATCACCACGGTGCTGGCATACGTGGTGGCGCGGGAGCGCTGGGGCTGGAAGCGGCGGGTGGCGCTGCCGGTGGTGGGGTTGTTCCTGGCGGTGGACGTGTCGTTCTTCTGCGCCAACGCGGTGAAGATTCCGGACGGTGGCTGGTTCCCGCTGCTCTTGGCGGCAATGCTCTTCACGCTGCTGACGACGTGGAAGCGGGGGCGGGAGATCCTGGCGGCCAAGCTGCGCGAGGCGAGCATGGAGCTGAAGGGCCTGCTGGACAGCCTCAGCGGGGACCATCCGCCCCTGCGGGTGCCGGGCACGGCGGTGTTCATGACGGGCAACCCGGAGGGGACGCCGCCGGCGCTGCTGCACAATTTGAAGCACAACAAGGTCTTGCACGAGCAGGTGGTGTTGCTGACCATCCTCTCGGAAGAGGTGCCGCACGTGCCTCCGTCGGAGCGGGTGGAGGTGGAGCCGTTGGAGCAAGGCTTCGTGCGAGTGATTGCGCGCTACGGCTTCATGGAGAACCCGAGCATTCCAGACATCCTCAAGCGGGGACGGGAGCAGGGGTTGCAGTTCCAGCTGATGAGCACGTCGTTCTTCCTGGGGCGCGAGACGTTGATTCCCTCGAAGAAGCCGGGGATGGCGATGTGGCGGGAGGCGCTCTTCGCGTGGATGAGCCGCAACGCGCGCAGCGCCACCTCGTACTTCCGGATTCCTCCCAATCGCGTGGTGGAGCTGGGGACGCAGGTGGAGTTGTAG